From a single Hippoglossus stenolepis isolate QCI-W04-F060 chromosome 2, HSTE1.2, whole genome shotgun sequence genomic region:
- the LOC118114907 gene encoding synaptogyrin-1 isoform X1, translating to MEGMQAYGAGKAGGAFDPVTFFQQPQTILRIVSWLFSIVIFGCIANEGYINRPNEVEEYCIFNRNQNACNYGVFMGSMAFLCCMAFLALDVYFPQISSVKDRKRAVLADIGVSAFWSFMWFVGFCFLANQWQVTNHDDNPLREGGDAARAAITFSFFSIFTWAVQSFLGFQRYKLGADSALFSQEYMDPSQDAAAAPYTSFGGDVLESPGGGGGGGEGGGGTQANSDSVFDGTGGYQRQDY from the exons ATGGAGGGGATGCAGGCTTACGGAGCCGGGAAAGCCGGAGGAGCCTTCGACCCCGTCACCTTCTTCCAGCAGCCTCAGACCATTCTCCGCATAGTGTCTTGG ctcttctccATCGTGATCTTCGGCTGCATCGCCAACGAGGGCTACATCAACCGCCCCAATGAGGTCGAGGAGTACTGCATCTTCAACCGCAACCAGAACGCCTGTAACTACGGCGTCTTCATGGGCTCCATGGCCTTCCTGTGCTGCATGGCCTTCCTGGCTCTGGACGTGTACTTCCCCCAGATCAGCAGCGTCAAAGACCGGAAGAGGGCCGTGCTGGCTGACATCGGGGTGTCGG CTTTCTGGTCCTTCATGTGGTTTGTGGGTTTCTGCTTCCTGGCCAACCAGTGGCAGGTGACAAACCATGATGACAACCcgctgagggagggaggtgacGCTGCCCGGGCAGCCAtcaccttctccttcttctccatcttcacctgG GCGGTCCAGTCCTTCCTGGGCTTCCAGAGGTACAAGCTGGGCGCCGACTCGGCCCTTTTCTCCCAGGAATACATGGACCCCAGCCAGGACGCAGCCGCAGCCCCCTACACCTCCTTCGGTGGAGACGTCCTGGAGAGCCcgggaggcggaggaggaggaggagaaggaggaggagggacccAGGCCAACAGCGACAGTGTATTCGATGGCACTGGAGGCTACCAGCGTCAGGACTACTGA
- the LOC118114907 gene encoding synaptogyrin-1 isoform X2, which translates to MEGMQAYGAGKAGGAFDPVTFFQQPQTILRIVSWLFSIVIFGCIANEGYINRPNEVEEYCIFNRNQNACNYGVFMGSMAFLCCMAFLALDVYFPQISSVKDRKRAVLADIGVSAFWSFMWFVGFCFLANQWQVTNHDDNPLREGGDAARAAITFSFFSIFTWAAQTLFSVEKLKNVSFEEEYIKLFPPQPHQPFV; encoded by the exons ATGGAGGGGATGCAGGCTTACGGAGCCGGGAAAGCCGGAGGAGCCTTCGACCCCGTCACCTTCTTCCAGCAGCCTCAGACCATTCTCCGCATAGTGTCTTGG ctcttctccATCGTGATCTTCGGCTGCATCGCCAACGAGGGCTACATCAACCGCCCCAATGAGGTCGAGGAGTACTGCATCTTCAACCGCAACCAGAACGCCTGTAACTACGGCGTCTTCATGGGCTCCATGGCCTTCCTGTGCTGCATGGCCTTCCTGGCTCTGGACGTGTACTTCCCCCAGATCAGCAGCGTCAAAGACCGGAAGAGGGCCGTGCTGGCTGACATCGGGGTGTCGG CTTTCTGGTCCTTCATGTGGTTTGTGGGTTTCTGCTTCCTGGCCAACCAGTGGCAGGTGACAAACCATGATGACAACCcgctgagggagggaggtgacGCTGCCCGGGCAGCCAtcaccttctccttcttctccatcttcacctgG GCCGCCCAGACTCTCTTCTCTGTGGAGAAGTTAAAGAATGTGTCATTTGAAGAGGAATACATCAAGCTCTTCCCTCCTCAGCCTCATCAACCTTTTGTGTGA